The Mercurialis annua linkage group LG8, ddMerAnnu1.2, whole genome shotgun sequence genome window below encodes:
- the LOC126661694 gene encoding probable pectinesterase 8, with protein MDPRITMQELAFLQSSLLAILKQIGNICRCNDSKSLSGRSLKTYPERESGYDYRGWIGTPRDYLTCFWKAINNAGIAQGQFDTRLGILFNLIDFECFALARGQFRVRISPESALKVAGLLGIGFVGPAYTLCYISGILSSFYIELSPLQSINIKTRRQEELAAQPVVFGDDANIDGDGGAMAADPRIRLLVRSQFFQLRFSCKNILPYRKQKKQFINMSIYVTLCVAILAIIYASKTIINIPNPCSVIFSYSNIEHYQHHHNNHANSKRKIVNICDDFPADIPPPDTNVTSTLCVDPNGCCNFTTIQSAVDAVANFSQKRSILWINSGIYYEKVIIPKSKQNITFQGQGYLSTAIVWNDTANSSHGTFYSGSVQVFANNFIAKNISFMNVAPIPGPGDVGAQAVAMRIAGDEAAFWGCGFFGAQDTLHDDRGRHYFKDCYIQGSIDFIFGNARSLYESCELISMANPVAAGQRVINGAVTAHGRASKDENTGFAFVNCSLGGTGRIWLGRAWRPFSRVIFASTSMTDIIAPEGWNDFNDPTRDQTIFYGEYNCSGAGANMTMRAPYVQRLNDTQASTFLNISFIDGDQWLQSYIL; from the exons ATGGACCCTCGCATCACAATGCAAGAGTTGGCGTTCCTGCAAAGCTCTCTTCTAGCAATTCTAAAGCAAATAGGCAACATTTGTCGATGTAATGACTCTAAATCCCTTTCTGGAAGGAGTTTGAAAACAT ATCCAGAGCGTGAGAGCGGCTATGACTATCGGGGCTGgatagggactcctagaga TTATTTgacatgcttttggaaagcgataAACAATGCAGGCATTGCTCAGGGGCAGTTTGATACAAGGTTAGGGATACTTTTCAACCTCATTGACTTTGAGTGCTTTGCACTCGCACGG GGTCAATTCCGAGTTCGGATTAGCCCGGAATCGGCTCTGAAAGTTGCTGGTTTGTTGGGCATCGGGTTCGTGGGCCCGGcatatacactatgttacatttCGGGAATTTTGAGTTCGTTTTACATCGAGCTTAGCCCATTACAAAGCATAAACATAAA AACACGGCGCCAAGAGGAGTTGGCGGCGCAGCCAGTTGTATTTGGCGACGACGCCAACATCGATGGCGACGGCGGTGCGATGGCAGCAGATCCGAGGATTCGTCTTCTGGTCCGTTCTCAGTTTTTTCAGctccgtttttcatgcaaaa ATATCCTTCCATACAGAAAACAgaaaaaacagtttataaatatGAGTATTTATGTCACACTTTGTGTTGCAATTTTAGCAATAATATATGCGTCAAAAACTATCATTAATATTCCAAATCCTTGTTCAGTCATATTCTCATACAGTAATATTGAGCATTACCAGCACCACCATAATAATCATGCTAACAGCAAACGCAAAATAGTGAATATATGTGATGATTTTCCTGCTGATATTCCTCCTCCAGATACAAACGTAACCTCGACTCTTTGCGTCGATCCGAATGGATGCTGTAACTTCACAACAATACAATCTGCTGTTGATGCTGTAGCAAATTTTAGCCAGAAAAGAAGTATATTATGGATAAACTCTGGCATCTATTA CGAGAAGGTAATTATTCCAAAAAGcaaacaaaatataacatttcaaGGACAAGGATACTTATCAACTGCTATAGTATGGAATGACACTGCAAATTCTTCACATGGAACATTTTATAGTGGTTCTGTACAAGTCTTCGCCAACAACTTTATTGCCAAGAACATTAGCTTTATG AATGTTGCACCAATTCCAGGGCCTGGGGATGTGGGAGCCCAAGCAGTGGCAATGAGAATAGCAGGAGATGAAGCAGCCTTTTGGGGTTGTGGATTCTTTGGTGCACAAGACACCCTTCATGACGATAGAGGCCGCCATTACTTTAAGGATTGTTATATTCAAGGCTCCATTGATTTCATCTTTGGTAATGCAAGGTCTCTTTACGAG AGCTGCGAGTTAATATCAATGGCGAATCCGGTAGCAGCAGGACAAAGGGTAATAAACGGAGCGGTTACCGCTCATGGTAGAGCTTCAAAAGATGAGAACACGGGCTTCGCATTCGTCAACTGCAGCCTAGGAGGAACAGGAAGAATATGGCTAGGCCGAGCTTGGAGACCTTTTTCTCGTGTTATATTTGCCTCTACTTCTATGACTGATATCATTGCACCTGAAGGCTGGAATGACTTCAATGATCCCACCAGAGACCA GACTATTTTCTATGGGGAGTATAATTGCTCAGGAGCTGGAGCTAATATGACAATGAGAGCACCTTATGTTCAAAGACTGAATGATACTCAAGCATCCACCTTTCTTAATATATCTTTCATTGATGGTGATCAATGGTTGCAATCTTATATTCTCTAA